Proteins encoded within one genomic window of Anser cygnoides isolate HZ-2024a breed goose chromosome 35, Taihu_goose_T2T_genome, whole genome shotgun sequence:
- the LOC106049922 gene encoding HLA class II histocompatibility antigen, DR alpha chain isoform X1 — translation MAAGRGVPLVLLAVLALQGSGAVKVGNVLIQTTFYQRAETLKEEGGQFMFDFDGDEIFHVDLQKSETIWRLPLFSKFASFEAQGALQNIAVGKQNMEIMMQRSNRSQGTIAPPEVTVFSEDPVELGDPNILICYVHKFWPSIITITWLKNGQEVVEGVSETVFYRQEDNGFYKFSYLPFIPTRGDYYDCRVEHWGLPNALLTHWEPQVPLPASESTETLVCALGLAVGIVGIVVGTILIIKAMKMNSARNQRGLL, via the exons ATGGCCGCAGGACGGGGCGTCccgctggtgctgctggccgtGCTGGCCCTGCAGGGCTCGGGGGCCGTGAAAG TGGGGAACGTGCTGATCCAGACTACATTCTACCAGCGGGCTGAGACGCTGAAGGAGGAGGGCGGCCAGTTCATGTTCGATTTCGACGGGGATGAGATCTTCCACGTGGACCTGCAGAAGTCAGAGACCATCTGGCGCCTGCCCCTCTTCTCAAAGTTTGCCAGCTTCGAGGCCCAGGGAGCTCTGCAGAACATTGCCGTGGGCAAGCAGAACATGGAGATCATGATGCAGAGGTCCAACCGCTCGCAGGGAACCATCG CGCCGCCCGAGGTGACGGTGTTCTCCGAGGACCCCGTGGAGCTGGGGGACCCCAACATCCTCATCTGCTACGTGCACAAGTTCTGGCCGTCCATCATCACCATCACGTGGCTGAAGAACGGGCAGGAGGTGGTGGAAGGCGTCTCCGAGACCGTTTTCTACCGCCAGGAGGACAACGGCTTCTACAAGTTCTCCTACCTGCCCTTCATCCCCACGCGGGGCGACTACTACGACTGCCGCGTGGAGCACTGGGGGCTGCCCAACGCGCTGCTGACGCACTGGG AGCCCCAGGTGCCCCTGCCCGCCTCCGAGAGCACCGAGACCCTGGTGTGCGCCCTGGGCCTGGCCGTGGGCATCGTCGGCATCGTCGTGGGCACCATCCTCATCATCAAGGCCATGAAGATGAACAGCGCCCGCAACCAGCGGGGCCTCTTGTGA
- the COL11A2 gene encoding collagen alpha-2(XI) chain produces the protein MARRGPALPLALLGLSLALARPAAAADPVDVLQVLQLHTLPEGVKKAPGFCSQHGAATADNAYRITRRAQLSAPTRQLFAGKFPEDFSVMALVKAKPGVQAFLLSIYNRDGVQQLGLELGRSPVFLYEDQHGRPAPEDYPLFRGVDLADGEWHRVALSVRGRTVTLLLDCQEKVKRPLPRSARPVLDTRGITVFGTRILDEEVFQGDIQQLLIVADAQAAFDYCEHYAPRCAPGGPQAQEPPRQRHEYFEEDAEYYEYPYYYTNSEDGPPQGGGPEKAMGLPPTQEPHGAAATPDHPPAPQWDPDGASRGDTGPAAAPLPEEGAAGPVYGHDSEEYRDYRDYHDGGLAELGPAMSAERQESGGAARGARGYKGEKGEPAVIEPGMLVEGPPGPEGPAGMSGPPGTQGPPGAPGEPGERVSRGRGGGGGATVMPPPVTPLLVPNRDPPGRAGLPGSDGTPGPPGTSMMLPFRFGSGGGDKGPAVSAQEAQAQALLQQARLALRGPPGPMGYTGRPGPMGQPGSTGMKGESGDFGPQGPRGPQGLTGPPGKPGRRGRPGADGARGMPGDPGVKGDRGFDGLPGLPGDKGHRGETGSQGMPGPPGEDGERGDDGEVGPRGLPGEAGPRGLLGPKGPPGIPGPPGVRGMDGPVGPKGNLGPQGEPGPPGQQGTPGTQGLPGPQGATGPPGEKGPQGKPGLPGMPGSDGPPGHPGKEGPPGTKGHQGPSGPQGPIGYPGPRGVKGVDGIRGLKGHKGEKGEEGFPGFKGDMGVKGDRGEVGVPGSRGEDGPEGPKGRTGPTGDPGPIGLVGEKGKLGVPGLPGYPGRQGPKGSQGFPGFPGSNGEKGARGLSGKSGPRGERGPTGPRGQRGPRGATGKSGAKGTSGSDGPHGPPGERGLPGPQGTNGFPGPKGPPGPPGKDGLPGHPGQRGEVGFQGKTGPPGPPGVVGPQGPAGESGPMGERGHPGPPGPPGEQGLPGPSGKEGTKGDPGPTGSPGKDGPAGLRGFPGERGLPGTPGGPGLKGNEGPAGPPGPAGSPGERGGPGQGGPVGPPGRPGPQGPPGPAGEKGVPGEKGPMGPAGRDGVQGPVGLPGPAGPPGGPGEDGDKGEVGEPGQKGSKGNKGEHGPPGPPGPIGPVGQPGAAGADGEPGARGPQGHFGAKGDEGTRGFNGPPGPIGLQGLPGPAGEKGETGDVGPMAPPGPPGPRGPAGPSGADGPQGPPGGVGNLGPPGEKGDPGESGAPGIQGEPGVKGPRGERGEKGEAGAAGVAGPPGGKGPPGDDGPKGNPGPVGFPGDPGPPGEMGPRGQDGAKGERGEDGEPGEPGSPGPTGENGPPGPLGKRGPAGSPGPEGRQGEKGAKGEPGAVGAPGKTGPVGPQGLAGKQGPDGLRGLPGSVGEQGKPGTTGQAGPPGPVGPPGLPGLKGDTGAKGEKGHPGLIGLIGPPGEQGEKGDRGLPGPQGSTGQKGETGIPGATGPIGPAGPPGLPGPAGPKGAKGAMGQAGPKGERGPPGPPGHPGPPGEVIQPLPIQLPKKSKRSIDASKLVEEEEEEGGERAAADQAARDYADGMEEIFGSLNSLKQEIEGMRRPMGTQDNPARTCQDLQLSHPGLPDGEYWIDPNQGCARDSFKVFCNFTAGGETCVFPSKDIEEVKMSSWEQEEPQRWFSQFKEGSRFSYTDSDSQPLGVVQLTFLRLLSVSARQNFTYHCHRSVAWHSTTAGDHRHALRFLAANEEELSYDTSPYIKAVTDGCAARKGSSQTVLEVSTPRLEQLPLMDVRVMDFGEPSQRFGFEVGPVCFLG, from the exons atggcccggcgcggccccgcgctgcccctcgccctcctcggGCTCAGCCTGGCCCTGGCCCGGCCCGCGGCGGCCGCAg ATCCCGTCGACGTGCTCCAGGTCCTCCAGCTCCACACCCTGCCCGAGGGCGTGAAGAAGGCGCCGGGCTTCTGCTCCCAGCACGGCGCCGCCACCGCCGACAACGCCTACCGGATAACGCGGCGCGCGCAGCTCAGCGCGCCCACCCGCCAGCTCTTCGCCG GTAAATTCCCCGAGGATTTCTCCGTCATGGCGCTGGTGAAGGCCAAGCCCGGCGTCCAGGCCTTCCTGCTCTCCATCTACAACCGGGACGGCGTCCAGCAGCTGGGCCTGGAGCTCGGCCGCTCGCCCGTCTTCCTCTACGAGGACCAGCACGGCCGCCCGGCCCCCGAGGACTACCCGCTCTTCCGCGGCGTCGACCTGGCCGACGGCGA GTGGCACCGGGTGGCCCTGAGCGTCCGCGGGCGCACGGTGACGCTGCTGCTGGACTGCCAGGAGAAGGTGAAGcggcccctgccccgcagcgcccgcccCGTCCTCGACACCCGCGGCATCACCGTCTTCGGCACCCGCATCCTGGACGAGGAGGTTTTCCAG GGCGACATCCAGCAGCTGCTCATCGTGGCCGACGCGCAGGCGGCCTTCGACTACTGCGAGCACTACGCCCCCCGCTGCGCACCCGGCGGCCCCCAGGcgcaggagcccccccggcagcggcACGAG TACTTTGAGGAGGATGCGGAGTACTACGAGTACCCCTACTACTACACAAATAGCGAGGACGGGCCCCCGCAGGGGGGGGGCCCCGAAAAG GCaatggggctgccccccacccaGGAGCCCCATGGGGCCGCCGCGACCCCGGAtcaccccccggccccgcagtgGGACCCCGACGGTGCGTCCCGTGGCGATACGGGGCCAGCGGCCGCCCCGCTGCCGGAG GAAGGGGCGGCCGGCCCCGTGTACGGGCATGACTCCGAGGAATATCGCGACTATCGCGACTATCACGACGGGGGGCTGGCGGAGCTGGGCCCTGCCATGTCAGCCGAGAGGCAGGAGAGCGGAGGT GCTGCGCGAGGCGCCAGGGGCTACAAGGGCGAGAAGGGCGAGCCGGCCGTCATTGAACCG GGGATGCTGGTGGAgggaccccccggccccgaggGACCCGCG GGTATGTCAGGACCACCGGGGACGCAAGGACCACCGGGAGCACCGGGAGAACCCGGCGAGAGGGTGAGtaggggacggggcgggggtGGTGGTGCCACCGTGATGCCACCGCCCGTGACCCCGCTGCTTGTCCCCAACAGGGACCCCCCTGGCCGCGCCGGGCTGCCCGGCTCCGATgggacccccggcccccctgGGACCTCCATGATGCTGCCA TTCCGCTtcggcagcggcggcggcgacaAGGGCCCGGCGGTTTCGGCGCAGGAGGCGCAGGCTCAGGCCCTCCTGCAGCAAGCACGG ctggCCCTCCGGGGCCCCCCCGGACCCATGGGGTACACCGGCCGCCCCGGGCCCATG GGGCAGCCCGGCAGCACCGGGATGAAGGGCGAATCCGGAGATTTCGGGCCCCAG ggTCCCCGCGGCCCTCAGGGACTGACAGGACCCCCGGGAAAGCCAGGCCGGAGG GGTCGACCAGGAGCTGACGGCGCCCGGGGGATGCCCGGCGATCCCGGTGTGAAG ggtGACCGAGGCTTCGAcgggctgccggggctgccgggTGACAAGGGGCACAGG GGCGAAACCGGCTCCCAGGGCATGCCAGGCCCCCCCGGTGAGGATGGAGAGAGG GGAGATGACGGCGAGGTGGGACCCCGAGGGCTGCCCGGAGAAGCG GGCCCCCGAGGTTTGCTCGGCCCCAAAGGCCCCCCGGGAATCCCCGGTCCTCCG GGCGTGCGCGGCATGGATGGTCCTGTCGGGCCCAAGGGGAACCTG GGGCCGCAAGGGGAGCCCGGACCCCCTGGCCAGCAGGGGACCCCCGGCACCCAG GGTCTGCCAGGCCCTCAAGGCGCTACGGGACCTCCTGGAGAGAAG GGCCCCCAAGGCAAACCCGGCCTCCCCGGCATGCCCGGCTCCGATGGCCCCCCT GGTCACCCCGGGAAGGAGGGACCCCCCGGCACCAAAGGCCACCAG GGCCCCTCGGGTCCCCAGGGCCCCATCGGCTACCCAGGCCCCCGCGGCGTGAAG ggCGTGGACGGCATTCGAGGGCTGAAGGGCCACAAGGGTGAGAAG GGCGAGGAAGGCTTCCCCGGCTTCAAGGGGGACATGGGCGTGAAAGGAGACCGG GGCGAGGTCGGCGTGCCGGGGTCCCGCGGTGAGGACGGGCCCGAAGGTCCCAAGGGTCGGACGGGCCCCACCGGTGACCCAGGCCCCATTGGGCTGGTGGGCGAGAAG GGCAAGCTGGGAGTGCCGGGTCTGCCCGGGTACCCGGGGCGCCAGGGCCCCAAG GGCTCGCAGGGGTTCCCCGGTTTTCCGGGCAGCAACGGCGAGAAGGGCGCTCGG GGTCTGTCGGGAAAATCAGGGCCCAGGGGCGAGCGCGGCCCCACG GGTCCCAGGGGCCAGCGGGGTCCTCGAGGAGCCACCGGGAAGTCGGGGGCGAAG GGCACCTCTGGCAGCGATGGCCCCCACGGTCCCCCGGGAGAAAGG GGCCTGCCGGGACCGCAGGGAACCAATGGCTTCCCGGGACCCAAAGGACCTCCC GGCCCCCCCGGCAAGGACGGGCTCCCCGGGCACCCCGGGCAGCGAGGAGAAGTC gGTTTCCAAGGCAAgaccggcccccccggcccccccggggtgGTGGGACCGCAG GGACCAGCTGGGGAGTCCGGCCCCATGGGGGAGCGCGGCCACCcggggccccccggccccccgggagAACAAGGGCTGCCAGGACCATCTGGCAAAGAGGGCACCAAG GGAGACCCCGGTCCCACCGGCTCCCCCGGGAAAGACGGCCCCGCCGGCTTGCGGGGCTTCCCCGGCGAGCGGGGCCTGCCCGGCACCCCG GGTGGCCCAGGGCTGAAGGGCAACGAGGGACCGgcgggacccccaggacccgcA ggctcccccgGGGAGAGAGGAGGACCGGGACAAGGTGGCCCCGTTGGCCCCCCTGGGCGACCGGGACCACAAGGGCCACCGGGCCCCGCCGGAGAGAAGGGCGTCCCC gGTGAGAAAGGTCCCATGGGCCCCGCTGGCCGAGACGGCGTTCAGGGCCCGGTGGGCttgcccggccccgccggcccccccgGTGGCCCTGGCGAGGACGGTGACAAG GGCGAGGTGGGCGAGCCGGGCCAGAAGGGCAGCAAGGGCAACAAGGGCGAGCAC GGTCCTCCCGGTCCCCCCGGGCCCATCGGGCCGGTCGGGCAGCCCGGAGCCGCC GGCGCCGACGGGGAGCCGGGTGCCAGAGGTCCCCAGGGCCACTTCGGTGCCAAGGGTGACGAGGGGACGCGGGGCTTCaacggcccccccggccccatcgGCCTCCAG GGTTTGCCAGGCCCAGCTGGTGAGAAGGGCGAAACGGGCGACGTAGGACCCAT GGCCCCCCCTGGCCCCCCAGGCCCCCGTGGCCCCGCTGGACCCTCTGGAGCTGAC ggaccccagggaccccctGGAGGTGTTGGCAACCTGGGCCCCCCTGGGGAGAAG GGGGACCCCGGTGAATCGGGGGCCCCGGGCATCCAAGGGGAACCAGGAGTCAAG GGCCCACGAGGAGAGCgaggggagaaaggagaagccGGAGCCGCCGGTGTGGCCGGGCCACCGGGGGGAAAAGGCCCCCCCGGCGATGATGGGCCCAAGGGCAACCCC GGTCCCGTTGGTTTTCCCGGCGATCCGGGCCCCCCCGGCGAAATGGGCCCCAGG GGCCAGGACGGTGCCAAGGGCGAGCGCGGGGAGGACGGCGAGCCTGGGGAGCCG gGCTCGCCAGGTCCAACGGGCGAGAACGGGCCTCCCGGGCCCCTGGGGAAGAGG ggccctgctggctcccccggccccgaggGGCGTCAGGGTGAGAAGGGCGCGAAG GGAGAACCCGGAGCCGTGGGTGCTCCCGGCAAGACCGGTCCCGTGGGGCCCCAGGGCCTTGCCGGCAAGCAGGGACCGGATGGTCTCAGGGGTCTGCCGGGCTCGGTG GGAGAACAAGGCAAGCCGGGCACCACAGGGCAAGCTGGGCCACCAGGACCAGTG GGTCCCCCAGGTCTCCCCGGCCTCAAAGGTGACACCGGTGCCAAAGGAGAGAAG ggcCACCCTGGTCTCATTGGCCTGATCGGACccccaggggagcagggggagaagggagacCGGGGTCTGCCCGGCCCCCAGGGCTCCACAGGGCAGAAAGGAGAAACC GGGATCCCTGGAGCTACCGGACCCATCGGCCCCGCTGGCCCCCCCGGCCTTCCC GGCCCAGCAGGTCCCAAAGGTGCCAAGGGAGCCATG GGCCAAGCAGGACCCAAAGGCGAACGCGGACCTCCAGGACCCCCCGGACACCCG GGGCCCCCCGGGGAGGTGATCCAGCCCCTGCCCATCCAGCTGCCCAAGAAGAGCAAGCGCTCCATCGACGCCAGCaagctggtggaggaggaggaggaggagggtggagAGCGAGCAGCCGCCGACCAGGCGGCTCGCGACTACGCCGATGGCATGGAGGAGATCTTCGGCTCCCTCAACTCCCTCAAGCAGGAGATCGAGGGCATGCGGCGCCCGATGGGCACCCAGGACAACCCGGCCCGCACCTGCCAGGACCTGCAGCTCAGCCACCCCGGCCTGCCCGACG GCGAGTACTGGATTGACCCCAACCAGGGCTGCGCCCGAGACTCCTTCAAGGTCTTCTGCAACTTCACAGCGGGCGGGGAGACCTGTGTCTTTCCCAGCAAGGACAtagaggag gTGAAGATGTCGtcctgggagcaggaggagccccaGCGGTGGTTCAGTCAGTTCAAGGAGGGCAGCAGG TTCTCCTACACAGACTCGGACAGCCAGCCCCTCGGCGTGGTGCAGCTGACCTTCCTACGGCTCCTCAGTGTCTCTGCCCGCCAAAACTTCACGTACCACTGCCACCGCTCGGTGGCCTGGCACAGCACCACCGCCGGGGACCATCGGCATGCCCTCCGCTTCCTGGCTGCCAACGAGGAGGAGCTCAGCTACGACACCAGCCCCTACATCAAAGCCGTGACGGACGGCTGCGCG gCACGAAAGGGCTCCAGCCAAACGGTGCTAGAGGTGAGCACGCCCCgcctggagcagctcccacTAATGGATGTGCGAGTCATGGACTTTGGCGAGCCCAGCCAGAGGTTCGGGTTCGAGGTGGGACCAGTCTGTTTCCTCGGCTAG
- the LOC106049922 gene encoding HLA class II histocompatibility antigen, DR alpha chain isoform X2 codes for MFDFDGDEIFHVDLQKSETIWRLPLFSKFASFEAQGALQNIAVGKQNMEIMMQRSNRSQGTIAPPEVTVFSEDPVELGDPNILICYVHKFWPSIITITWLKNGQEVVEGVSETVFYRQEDNGFYKFSYLPFIPTRGDYYDCRVEHWGLPNALLTHWEPQVPLPASESTETLVCALGLAVGIVGIVVGTILIIKAMKMNSARNQRGLL; via the exons ATGTTCGATTTCGACGGGGATGAGATCTTCCACGTGGACCTGCAGAAGTCAGAGACCATCTGGCGCCTGCCCCTCTTCTCAAAGTTTGCCAGCTTCGAGGCCCAGGGAGCTCTGCAGAACATTGCCGTGGGCAAGCAGAACATGGAGATCATGATGCAGAGGTCCAACCGCTCGCAGGGAACCATCG CGCCGCCCGAGGTGACGGTGTTCTCCGAGGACCCCGTGGAGCTGGGGGACCCCAACATCCTCATCTGCTACGTGCACAAGTTCTGGCCGTCCATCATCACCATCACGTGGCTGAAGAACGGGCAGGAGGTGGTGGAAGGCGTCTCCGAGACCGTTTTCTACCGCCAGGAGGACAACGGCTTCTACAAGTTCTCCTACCTGCCCTTCATCCCCACGCGGGGCGACTACTACGACTGCCGCGTGGAGCACTGGGGGCTGCCCAACGCGCTGCTGACGCACTGGG AGCCCCAGGTGCCCCTGCCCGCCTCCGAGAGCACCGAGACCCTGGTGTGCGCCCTGGGCCTGGCCGTGGGCATCGTCGGCATCGTCGTGGGCACCATCCTCATCATCAAGGCCATGAAGATGAACAGCGCCCGCAACCAGCGGGGCCTCTTGTGA